The nucleotide sequence TCACTGTACAAGGGCCCCCTGAAGATAGCTGAAATCTACCTTGGGAACCTAGCTGCTGCTgatcttatttttctcatatgtCTCCCTTTCTGGGCAGAGAATATCCGGAATAAGTATAACTGGCCATTTGGAAATTTTCTTTGTCGTAGTGCCAGCGCATCCATCCGCCTAAACATGTACACTAGCATTTACTTGCTAGTAGCAGTCAGTTTGGATCGCTATTTGACTTTTGTTCATACCTTGACACACAGAAGAATACGTAGCAAAGCTACAACCAAAGGGATCTGCTTGCTCATCTGGATCTTTGGGATCCTTCTCAGCATCCCAATCTTTATGTTTCGGACTGTGAAACACTTTCCTGAGTGGAATATCTCTGCGTGTGTTTTAGACTTCCCCACCCCATTTTGGGGAACAGCTGAACGTCTGGTATTCACCATAGTGGGGTTTGCATTGCCATCTACAGCAATCGTCTTCTTCAATTTCTGTACCATTCGCTCCCTACAAGAACACACAAGAGAACAAAGAGCATTCAGGACAAAGAGTTGCAAGGACCACAGAGACACAAAGGCCACAAGGTTGATCTTCTTAGTGGtgctgatgtttcttttgtGCTGGACTCCTCACCATCTTGTTACATTCCTTGATATATTATTTCAGATGGAAGTGATCAAAGGCTGTTTCTGGGAGGATTTTCTCAACTTTGGTGAGCAGTTTAGTTCTACTCTGGCTATCACCAATAGTTGCATTAACCCAATAATTTATGTCTTTGCTGGGAAATATTTCAGGCAAAAAGCTTTAGAagttttttcacagtttttctgctgtggGTATTTTTTGAGCCATGTATCATTCCAAGAAAAGTCTTCATATTTCAGCTTGTTTCTAGTCAAGAGTAGTTCAAGTTCATGATTCTCAGTTCCGTCTTAATTTTGATATTACAACTTATTTGAAATTGCATTCAAATTAACAGGAATTGCACTATTCTAGCATTCTCAGACTaagttaattatttattaaatcacTTTGCTGTTTATTTGTCCATGggcttgcttttccttttctgtgttacCATCCAAAGGTATAATGTGTGATACCAGAATTTTATACCAAATGATCTAACCTGTCTCATCAGTTATCTgtgactggaaagaaaagttcTTTGACAAGGTATCAGAATTTTGGTTTCCTTACAGAGCGCTATAAACTAATTGACCAATTTATTATATTGTATCTATGGTGACAGCTATTATACCACCAATAACACTATGCAAAGGATTATAAGGTATAATACAGAGCAAATATGAGCTTAAGTTTCAGTTGATAGCTGTATTTGAGCAATTACAGACCAGATTCAGTtatttttatcagtattttaaatggGTTGTATTTTCAGTGTAGTATTAGAAAATTTGAACaactgttcatttaaaatatattcattgcTTAAATATTACATAATAAAATGTACTACAAAGGAAA is from Numida meleagris isolate 19003 breed g44 Domestic line chromosome 6, NumMel1.0, whole genome shotgun sequence and encodes:
- the BDKRB1 gene encoding B1 bradykinin receptor, producing MTESPLLSAPFPNQSENKSNSTVCPDLDNWWEIVYYLVPKCIDTICVIGMLGNLFILFVYSLYKGPLKIAEIYLGNLAAADLIFLICLPFWAENIRNKYNWPFGNFLCRSASASIRLNMYTSIYLLVAVSLDRYLTFVHTLTHRRIRSKATTKGICLLIWIFGILLSIPIFMFRTVKHFPEWNISACVLDFPTPFWGTAERLVFTIVGFALPSTAIVFFNFCTIRSLQEHTREQRAFRTKSCKDHRDTKATRLIFLVVLMFLLCWTPHHLVTFLDILFQMEVIKGCFWEDFLNFGEQFSSTLAITNSCINPIIYVFAGKYFRQKALEVFSQFFCCGYFLSHVSFQEKSSYFSLFLVKSSSSS